From Phycisphaerae bacterium, one genomic window encodes:
- a CDS encoding tetratricopeptide repeat protein, translated as MSPPANPGKTGHWLPVLAMGAALACTVFLVHFPALNAKALLFDDEQYLTKNILVQQPGWASARRFLAEIFKPSTVGGYYQPLTMISLMLDYPLASGPTDVRPFHRTSLIFHALNTVLLFLLLRWLFSGPAQDGRRPGPAILWPAAFVALLFGIHPLTVEPIPWVGERKTLLATLFALISLIWYVRWVRSTRWTAMAGSLVAFVLALLSKPTVTPLPLLLVLLDIWPLRRFSRRSLFEKIPFLVIAALSAVITFVSQARSAAVHLPQDYGPGRIPLVLAHNIVFYLYKIVWPHDLSTHYPYPDPLTLSHPMILAGAIGTVLLMVILAVSLRWTRAAAISWLFFFIAILPTMQIVGFSNVIASDKYAYFPSLGICLFVAWLLSRMWSISDRSTRLRRIAITLVVLLIAAAEARATRGYLEKWRTTESFYRHMISLAPQAAPLYNDLAADAARRGLHDTAALRFRQAIHLDPENGWFRSNYGAVLFEQGKLNEAAAEYREALRLNPELADAANNLGLVLARQGNLDEAETFFRQSLSKKNEVPDTHNNLAALLLLKGKNEEAAASAAEAVRLNPHHAEAQFNLGLARARQGQLDEALSRFDEAVRLRPDYIDALIGRADVFTMRQDWDRAEEAYRAVLRLRPDHESARRGRDRALARRAATTQSSQ; from the coding sequence ATGTCTCCACCTGCCAATCCCGGCAAGACTGGCCACTGGCTTCCCGTCCTAGCCATGGGTGCAGCCCTCGCCTGTACCGTTTTTCTGGTCCACTTCCCTGCTCTCAATGCCAAGGCTCTTCTTTTTGACGACGAGCAATACCTGACAAAAAACATCCTGGTTCAGCAGCCCGGTTGGGCCAGCGCCAGGCGGTTTCTCGCAGAGATCTTCAAACCCTCCACGGTCGGCGGCTACTACCAGCCTCTCACCATGATCTCGCTCATGCTCGATTATCCCTTGGCGTCGGGCCCGACTGACGTTCGGCCCTTTCATCGCACGAGCCTGATCTTCCACGCCCTGAACACGGTGCTGTTGTTTCTGCTCCTACGATGGTTGTTCTCAGGGCCCGCCCAGGACGGTCGGCGACCTGGGCCGGCCATCCTCTGGCCCGCCGCCTTCGTCGCGCTGCTATTCGGCATCCACCCCCTCACTGTCGAGCCGATCCCCTGGGTCGGGGAACGCAAGACGCTCCTCGCGACCCTCTTCGCGCTGATCAGTTTGATCTGGTACGTCCGATGGGTCCGATCGACGCGTTGGACGGCAATGGCCGGATCGCTCGTCGCGTTTGTCTTGGCGCTCTTGTCGAAGCCGACCGTCACACCACTTCCATTGCTTCTGGTCTTGCTGGATATCTGGCCTCTGCGGCGATTCTCTCGCCGCTCGCTCTTCGAGAAGATTCCGTTTCTCGTCATCGCCGCCCTCTCCGCCGTCATCACCTTCGTCTCCCAGGCTCGCTCGGCCGCCGTTCACCTCCCGCAGGACTATGGACCCGGGCGCATCCCGCTCGTTCTGGCCCACAACATCGTCTTTTATCTCTACAAGATCGTCTGGCCCCACGACCTCTCGACGCACTACCCCTATCCCGATCCGCTGACCCTGTCCCATCCGATGATCCTCGCCGGGGCGATCGGGACCGTTCTACTGATGGTTATCCTCGCGGTGTCGCTCCGCTGGACGCGCGCCGCCGCGATCAGTTGGCTGTTCTTTTTCATCGCCATCCTCCCGACCATGCAGATCGTGGGGTTTTCCAACGTCATCGCCTCGGACAAATACGCGTACTTCCCCTCGCTGGGGATCTGTCTCTTTGTCGCCTGGCTTCTGTCGCGAATGTGGAGTATCTCGGATCGATCCACGCGGCTGCGGCGTATCGCCATTACGCTCGTGGTCCTCCTGATCGCCGCCGCCGAAGCCCGCGCCACGCGCGGCTATCTCGAGAAGTGGCGGACGACCGAGTCTTTCTACCGCCACATGATTTCTCTCGCGCCGCAAGCCGCCCCGCTCTACAACGATCTGGCCGCCGACGCCGCGCGCCGCGGTCTGCACGACACGGCGGCGTTGCGCTTTCGTCAGGCCATCCATCTGGATCCGGAAAACGGCTGGTTTCGTTCCAACTACGGCGCCGTCCTCTTTGAGCAGGGCAAGCTCAATGAAGCGGCGGCGGAATACCGCGAGGCGCTGCGTCTGAATCCCGAATTAGCCGACGCGGCCAACAACCTGGGACTGGTGTTAGCGCGACAAGGGAACCTCGATGAAGCCGAGACCTTTTTCCGGCAATCCCTTTCAAAGAAAAATGAAGTGCCCGACACGCACAACAACCTCGCCGCGCTGCTCCTGCTCAAGGGGAAGAACGAGGAGGCCGCCGCATCGGCCGCCGAAGCCGTGCGTCTCAATCCGCACCACGCCGAAGCGCAATTCAACCTCGGCCTGGCCCGCGCCCGCCAGGGCCAACTCGACGAAGCGCTGAGCCGCTTCGATGAGGCCGTTCGCCTTCGACCGGACTACATCGACGCGCTCATCGGCCGTGCGGACGTCTTCACCATGCGCCAGGACTGGGACCGTGCCGAGGAAGCCTATCGCGCCGTCCTGCGGTTGCGACCGGATCACGAGTCGGCCCGGCGTGGTCGGGACCGCGCCCTGGCGCGGCGCGCCGCAACCACGCAATCCTCGCAGTAA
- a CDS encoding SRPBCC domain-containing protein produces the protein MLAAIHKTAFYPYAPERVWGALTDPRALAEWLMPNDFKPVVGHKFVFQVDPLPGFPNINECEVLEVESPRRLVYSWMPGPKKAGDARPAPSIVSWVLAAEDGGTRLTLDHSGLTHTHAWYQRFMLSFCWGTIVKRLIPKCAANVGADGRFTPGVFPLEKRSYKCKTIPPHLVR, from the coding sequence ATGCTCGCTGCAATTCACAAGACTGCATTTTACCCCTACGCGCCCGAGAGGGTCTGGGGCGCTCTGACCGACCCACGGGCCCTCGCGGAATGGCTGATGCCCAATGATTTCAAGCCCGTGGTTGGGCACAAGTTCGTTTTCCAAGTCGACCCCTTGCCGGGTTTCCCCAATATCAACGAATGCGAGGTCCTGGAGGTTGAGTCGCCGCGGCGACTGGTGTATTCATGGATGCCAGGGCCGAAAAAGGCGGGGGACGCCCGACCTGCACCCTCGATCGTCTCCTGGGTTCTCGCTGCAGAGGACGGCGGGACGCGCCTGACGTTGGACCACTCCGGCCTGACTCATACCCACGCGTGGTATCAGCGGTTCATGCTTTCCTTCTGCTGGGGCACAATTGTGAAGCGGCTCATCCCCAAATGCGCGGCCAATGTCGGTGCGGATGGCCGGTTTACCCCGGGGGTGTTTCCGCTGGAAAAGCGAAGCTACAAGTGCAAAACCATCCCGCCGCATCTGGTTCGGTGA
- a CDS encoding YfhO family protein — MSGFDGLVTRMRRKAGFFAPFLLGVILLTPFAPILVRPSGSILGNATCDGPSQFYFFHDFAARCWLRGEVPLWNPHVMLGVPFLGEGQASVFHPLSALFLFLPTGAAMNAMILLCLLLGGLAFYAYLRAIDLGPTAAVLGAIVWSFSSVPIGRIYAGHANIVLALPALPFMLCCWHRYLCDRRWGWLIWLAVGYATLQFAGYPQLTYIFSLFFLLYIALHALAFRGAEAPVRAKDIFWVGMFIALGVAVAAVQLLPSLDFARHSFRSKASYDFCTFFSLPPESFITLLCPEFFGRTPTPGDGQFWGRAFFWESWLYIGILPLLAAVTGFLTAPRRLRWALGIPAALFLVVGLGRNTPLYQLLYDYVPLYDVFRSPAKHAIVTVFCLAVLAAHGFQYWLSMLRPAEAATPSSPEHKAFSRTIDLGTAALTVCLAMLVFAWNGAAAESPWGKLVAWVVERAEIRAPTMDAAMIASTARFASQQFIRSIMLLLLCLVALRLLRRWSTPAVKASSCHSWGAVVLGVLLLADFFTFIPHFTDRYEETRTDVSDAFLKALPEAPYPVRVVDQAAYPNAAMKYDYSSVGGYMGNTVRRYNRFLNATQGFDAAHSQASATIRAIPDLYLDLLAIDALHLPSSVAPTSFPSRPTQPGWVLVDIRGRCPRAFIAASPQVVATEDDALDHIPSPDADPLGRPAIENAVDLPASAPLDESEHVEITSFDINRVELSVETTRPRVVVLNEMYDKDWAATVNGAPSPIYPANYLFRSVVVPAGRSRIVFAYRPRSFLLGAVISGLALVVTIAGWTGVRLARRGRFR, encoded by the coding sequence ATGTCGGGCTTCGATGGACTGGTCACGCGGATGCGGCGGAAGGCCGGCTTCTTCGCGCCGTTTCTTCTGGGTGTCATTCTTTTGACACCCTTCGCTCCGATCCTCGTCCGTCCCTCCGGCAGCATATTGGGCAATGCGACCTGTGACGGGCCGTCGCAGTTCTATTTCTTTCACGACTTCGCGGCGCGCTGCTGGCTGCGCGGCGAGGTCCCGCTGTGGAATCCGCACGTGATGCTGGGCGTGCCGTTTCTCGGCGAGGGCCAGGCATCCGTCTTCCACCCCCTCTCCGCGCTGTTCCTATTCCTGCCGACCGGCGCGGCGATGAACGCGATGATCCTGCTGTGCCTGCTGCTCGGCGGCCTTGCCTTCTACGCCTATCTCCGGGCAATCGATCTGGGGCCAACGGCCGCTGTCCTGGGTGCGATCGTTTGGAGCTTTTCCTCCGTCCCGATCGGCCGCATCTACGCCGGTCACGCGAATATCGTCCTCGCCCTGCCCGCGCTGCCATTCATGCTGTGCTGCTGGCATCGGTATCTGTGTGACCGGCGGTGGGGCTGGCTGATCTGGCTGGCCGTTGGATACGCCACGCTGCAATTCGCCGGGTATCCGCAACTGACCTACATCTTTTCGCTCTTTTTTTTGCTATACATCGCGCTACACGCCCTCGCTTTCCGAGGCGCGGAGGCGCCGGTACGCGCAAAAGACATCTTCTGGGTCGGGATGTTCATCGCGCTCGGGGTCGCGGTCGCCGCGGTTCAATTGCTGCCGTCGCTCGACTTCGCCCGCCACTCGTTCCGCAGCAAGGCGTCCTATGACTTTTGCACTTTCTTTTCCCTGCCGCCCGAGAGCTTCATCACGCTGCTTTGTCCCGAGTTCTTCGGCCGCACGCCCACTCCCGGCGACGGTCAGTTCTGGGGGCGGGCGTTTTTCTGGGAGTCGTGGCTCTACATTGGGATCCTGCCGCTGCTCGCCGCCGTAACGGGATTCTTGACCGCGCCGAGGCGACTGCGCTGGGCGCTGGGCATTCCCGCTGCCCTGTTCCTCGTCGTCGGCCTCGGTCGAAACACGCCGCTGTATCAGCTTCTCTACGATTACGTCCCTCTCTACGACGTCTTTCGCAGCCCCGCCAAGCATGCGATCGTGACGGTGTTTTGCCTAGCGGTTCTGGCCGCACACGGGTTCCAATACTGGCTCAGCATGCTCCGGCCCGCCGAAGCGGCAACACCATCCAGCCCTGAACACAAGGCTTTCAGCCGGACGATTGATTTGGGAACTGCTGCGCTCACCGTCTGCCTTGCGATGCTTGTCTTCGCATGGAATGGAGCAGCGGCCGAGTCCCCCTGGGGGAAATTGGTCGCCTGGGTAGTGGAACGCGCTGAAATCCGCGCGCCGACGATGGATGCCGCGATGATCGCCTCGACCGCGCGCTTCGCGTCGCAGCAGTTCATTCGTTCGATCATGCTACTACTCTTATGTCTGGTCGCGCTTCGCTTGCTTCGACGATGGTCGACGCCGGCCGTCAAGGCGTCGAGCTGTCATTCATGGGGCGCCGTCGTACTTGGCGTGCTCCTTCTGGCAGACTTCTTCACATTCATACCGCACTTCACCGACCGCTATGAAGAGACGAGGACCGATGTCAGCGACGCGTTTCTCAAAGCGCTGCCGGAAGCGCCCTATCCCGTGCGCGTCGTCGACCAGGCCGCGTATCCCAACGCGGCGATGAAATACGACTACTCATCGGTCGGCGGTTACATGGGCAACACGGTCCGCCGTTACAACCGTTTCCTGAACGCGACCCAGGGCTTTGACGCCGCGCACTCTCAGGCGTCGGCCACGATCCGCGCGATCCCGGATTTGTATTTGGATCTTCTGGCGATTGACGCCCTGCACCTGCCCTCGTCCGTTGCCCCCACCTCCTTTCCGTCGAGGCCGACCCAACCCGGCTGGGTACTCGTCGATATCCGCGGTCGCTGCCCCCGGGCGTTCATCGCCGCTTCGCCGCAAGTTGTGGCGACCGAGGACGACGCGTTGGATCACATACCCTCGCCCGACGCCGATCCGCTGGGCCGTCCGGCGATCGAGAACGCGGTCGACCTCCCGGCGTCTGCGCCGCTCGACGAATCGGAACACGTCGAGATTACCTCGTTCGATATCAATCGCGTGGAGTTGTCAGTCGAAACGACCCGACCGCGCGTCGTCGTGCTCAACGAAATGTACGACAAGGACTGGGCCGCCACCGTAAACGGCGCGCCGTCGCCGATCTACCCGGCGAATTACCTGTTCCGCTCCGTCGTGGTACCTGCGGGTCGGTCGAGAATTGTTTTCGCATATCGACCACGAAGTTTCTTGCTGGGGGCCGTGATCAGCGGGCTGGCCCTGGTGGTAACCATCGCGGGATGGACGGGCGTCCGGCTTGCCCGCAGGGGCCGTTTTCGTTAG
- a CDS encoding serine/threonine-protein kinase: MDHTTESPEHDLIDAARKTADKLAGVLGATAAPASDLFPGYDVVRQIGKGGQGVVYEAVQRATKRTVAIKAMRGGVFITARERTRFQREVEFAARLQHPNIVSVLDSGIHQGRDFFVMEFVEGARIDQVERPGYSSVRETLGLMAEVCDVVDYAHQRGVLHRDLKPSNIIIDERRQPHVLDFGLAKAMDPAASSAGGITISEPGQILGTLGYMSPEQSRGQFEQMSVRSDVYSLGAMTYQLLTGALPCRLDGALNDILERIAHQDPARPSSVRRQLDADIDAILLKALDKSPTRRYPTAGELGADIRRYLADESIQARRIGMPTRVARWTRRHRAVSAVSVVALTIIITMGTTAVLQLRAQATENRLAYEFLSETLALFDVEKGTTPKEVLKQVLDARVDEVGKALSGNPRAEAKVRNKLGELYSKIHEYKAAEEQLRIALAIRIEQFGESSLETAETQRNLGYALKQLNQLEEAEKLYRADLATLRKKKSDPNDYQIAFDLTYLGGLLRAKGDLDGAEQAFKESLEIRLRQPDSEEKPRKVAIGQNMLALHRFDKQDYAGAEALFREALAVFREKLSDSEPLRVATCANNLAECLLATGRLEEAEERCREGLAIRERIQPPGNQDIGESLLTLGSILLLKGDLVAAQDPLERAAEIYLAKLPEGHPKIGIAQSILGECLALQSKFTEAEPLLLTGYATIEAARGRTHPQSMDALHRIINLYTASGRPRLAAEYQARLDAAKSAK, encoded by the coding sequence GTGGACCATACGACGGAAAGTCCAGAGCACGACTTGATCGACGCTGCGCGCAAGACCGCGGACAAGCTGGCCGGGGTTCTGGGCGCGACGGCGGCGCCCGCGAGCGATCTGTTCCCGGGCTACGACGTGGTCCGGCAGATCGGCAAGGGCGGCCAGGGCGTCGTCTATGAAGCCGTCCAGCGGGCGACCAAGCGGACGGTGGCGATCAAGGCCATGCGCGGGGGCGTGTTTATCACCGCCCGCGAGCGAACCCGGTTCCAGCGCGAGGTCGAGTTCGCTGCCCGGTTGCAGCATCCCAACATCGTCTCGGTCCTGGATTCAGGGATTCACCAGGGCCGCGATTTCTTTGTGATGGAGTTTGTCGAGGGCGCGCGGATCGACCAGGTCGAGCGACCCGGCTATAGCTCCGTGCGCGAGACGCTCGGCCTGATGGCGGAGGTGTGCGATGTGGTCGATTACGCCCATCAGCGCGGCGTCCTGCACCGCGATCTCAAGCCTTCCAATATCATCATTGATGAGCGCCGGCAGCCGCACGTCCTGGACTTCGGCCTGGCCAAGGCGATGGACCCGGCGGCGTCGAGCGCGGGGGGGATCACGATCTCCGAGCCGGGGCAGATTCTGGGCACGCTGGGCTACATGTCGCCGGAGCAGTCGCGCGGACAGTTCGAACAGATGAGCGTGCGGAGCGACGTGTATTCGCTCGGGGCGATGACCTATCAGCTCCTGACGGGCGCGCTGCCGTGCCGGCTCGACGGGGCGCTCAACGATATTCTCGAACGCATCGCCCATCAGGACCCGGCGCGGCCGTCGTCGGTGCGGCGCCAACTGGACGCGGACATCGACGCGATATTGCTGAAAGCTCTAGACAAGTCGCCGACAAGGCGCTATCCCACGGCGGGCGAACTCGGGGCCGACATCCGGCGCTATCTGGCGGACGAATCGATCCAGGCCCGGCGGATCGGAATGCCCACGAGAGTCGCCCGCTGGACGCGGCGGCATCGGGCCGTCTCGGCGGTATCGGTCGTGGCGCTGACCATCATTATCACGATGGGGACGACTGCCGTCCTGCAATTACGGGCACAAGCCACAGAGAACAGACTTGCCTACGAGTTCCTTAGTGAGACGTTGGCTCTTTTTGATGTCGAAAAGGGTACGACTCCGAAGGAGGTGCTCAAACAGGTGCTCGATGCCCGGGTCGATGAGGTCGGAAAGGCCCTCTCCGGAAACCCCCGTGCCGAGGCCAAGGTCCGCAACAAGTTGGGCGAACTCTACTCGAAAATCCATGAATACAAAGCGGCCGAAGAGCAGCTTCGGATCGCCCTCGCCATACGAATCGAGCAGTTCGGCGAATCGAGTCTCGAGACGGCCGAGACCCAACGCAATCTTGGCTATGCACTAAAGCAACTGAACCAGCTTGAGGAGGCAGAAAAGCTCTATCGCGCGGACCTTGCGACTCTGCGCAAAAAAAAGTCCGATCCCAACGACTATCAGATAGCGTTTGACCTCACCTATCTGGGAGGGTTGTTGAGGGCCAAAGGCGATCTCGATGGCGCGGAACAGGCCTTCAAGGAAAGCTTGGAAATTCGGCTGCGACAACCCGACAGTGAGGAGAAGCCGCGAAAAGTGGCCATCGGCCAGAACATGCTGGCGCTTCATCGTTTTGATAAGCAGGATTATGCGGGTGCGGAGGCATTGTTTCGCGAGGCGCTGGCGGTTTTCCGCGAAAAGCTCAGCGACAGCGAGCCGCTTCGCGTCGCCACGTGCGCGAACAACCTTGCGGAGTGTCTATTGGCAACAGGACGACTGGAGGAGGCCGAAGAGCGTTGCCGCGAAGGCCTGGCGATCCGCGAAAGAATTCAGCCCCCTGGTAACCAGGATATCGGCGAGTCGCTGCTTACGCTGGGGAGCATTCTTCTGCTGAAAGGCGATCTCGTCGCCGCACAGGACCCACTCGAACGCGCCGCGGAAATCTATCTGGCGAAATTGCCGGAGGGGCATCCGAAGATCGGCATTGCGCAGAGTATTCTGGGTGAATGCCTGGCGCTGCAAAGCAAATTCACCGAAGCAGAACCTCTGCTTCTAACCGGCTATGCGACGATCGAGGCGGCGCGGGGCCGGACGCACCCTCAGTCAATGGACGCCCTGCACCGTATCATCAACCTTTACACAGCATCGGGCCGGCCACGTCTCGCGGCGGAGTATCAGGCCAGGCTGGATGCCGCCAAATCTGCAAAATGA
- a CDS encoding SRPBCC domain-containing protein codes for MLDAIHKTAFYPYPPERVWVALTDPRALSEWLMPNDFKPVVGHKFVFQVDPMPGCNELTECEVLEVEPPRRLVYSWTPVLKKAGSVRPTPSTVSWALAAEGTGTRLTFSHTGLTQSHPWWQRFMLRFGWGTMVKRWIPKCAANVDAAGRFTPGAFPLEKRCYKCKTIPPHLVR; via the coding sequence ATGCTCGACGCTATACACAAAACCGCGTTCTACCCCTACCCGCCCGAAAGAGTGTGGGTCGCCCTGACCGACCCTCGGGCCCTTTCGGAGTGGCTCATGCCCAACGACTTTAAGCCCGTCGTCGGCCACAAGTTCGTCTTCCAGGTCGATCCCATGCCGGGCTGTAACGAACTCACGGAGTGCGAGGTCCTGGAGGTCGAGCCTCCCCGGAGGCTTGTATATTCGTGGACGCCAGTGTTGAAAAAGGCGGGTTCTGTTCGTCCGACGCCTTCGACCGTATCTTGGGCCTTGGCTGCGGAGGGAACCGGTACGCGGTTGACCTTTTCCCACACCGGCCTGACCCAATCCCACCCCTGGTGGCAACGCTTCATGCTTCGCTTCGGCTGGGGGACAATGGTGAAGCGGTGGATCCCGAAGTGCGCGGCCAACGTCGATGCCGCCGGCCGGTTTACCCCGGGCGCGTTTCCCCTGGAAAAGCGGTGCTACAAGTGCAAGACCATACCCCCGCACCTGGTTCGATGA
- a CDS encoding sigma-70 family RNA polymerase sigma factor, with amino-acid sequence MPQTATQAELITKAVAGDREATSELFTRHGPDVRERLGYGIPKRYCSVLTAEDVMQETYIDALLSINRFVPQGDGSFESWLTTIARNNLRNAIEALDAEKRGGDRKRIVPVNPEESIAALYELLGATSTTPSRQAATVEAKSFLQRAIEQLPEDHQRVVMMYDLERKPIEEVAAALGRRAGAVFMLRARAHKALRTLMGESSQFFSSTA; translated from the coding sequence GTGCCCCAGACCGCAACACAAGCCGAGCTTATCACCAAAGCCGTCGCCGGCGATCGCGAAGCGACGAGCGAGCTGTTCACCCGTCACGGGCCCGACGTCCGCGAGCGGTTGGGCTATGGCATCCCCAAGCGCTATTGCAGCGTCCTGACCGCCGAGGACGTGATGCAGGAGACCTACATCGATGCACTCCTAAGCATCAATCGCTTTGTCCCGCAGGGCGATGGCTCCTTTGAAAGCTGGCTGACCACCATCGCCAGGAACAATCTCCGCAATGCGATCGAGGCCCTCGACGCTGAGAAGCGCGGCGGCGATCGCAAACGCATCGTCCCGGTCAACCCCGAGGAGTCGATCGCCGCGCTGTATGAACTGCTGGGGGCCACTTCCACCACCCCCAGCCGCCAGGCCGCGACGGTCGAGGCCAAGAGCTTCCTGCAGCGGGCCATCGAGCAGCTCCCGGAGGACCATCAACGCGTCGTCATGATGTACGACCTGGAGCGCAAGCCCATCGAGGAGGTCGCCGCCGCCCTGGGGAGGCGAGCAGGGGCGGTTTTCATGCTCCGGGCGCGGGCGCACAAGGCCCTGCGGACGCTGATGGGAGAAAGTTCGCAATTTTTCAGCAGTACCGCGTGA
- a CDS encoding DUF1579 domain-containing protein, translated as MSRKSLIAGLVAIVGLAWIAAQSQSQEKKDKPAGMPEGMPDMAAMMKKWKDAATPGTMHKKLDRFVGEWDTKMKMWMAGPGAPPVVSEGKSRIKWILDNRFLREEFEGEIMMPDETGAMSKKKFQGLGLLGYDNFRHMYTGSWADNQGTHMLTMSGALDPAGTTLTMYGEMDEAMLDIRGRTVKYQTKIIDDDKHVFSIYDLHAAEDYKALEIEYTRAK; from the coding sequence ATGAGTAGGAAGTCACTGATCGCCGGCCTGGTGGCCATCGTCGGATTGGCATGGATCGCTGCGCAAAGCCAATCGCAGGAGAAAAAGGACAAGCCCGCGGGGATGCCGGAGGGCATGCCGGACATGGCCGCCATGATGAAGAAGTGGAAAGACGCCGCCACGCCGGGGACGATGCACAAGAAGCTTGACCGCTTTGTCGGCGAATGGGATACGAAGATGAAGATGTGGATGGCGGGCCCGGGGGCGCCGCCGGTGGTCAGCGAGGGCAAGTCGCGGATCAAATGGATCCTAGACAACCGGTTCCTGCGCGAGGAGTTTGAGGGAGAGATCATGATGCCGGACGAGACCGGCGCCATGTCCAAGAAGAAATTCCAGGGCTTGGGCCTTTTGGGCTACGACAACTTCCGCCATATGTACACCGGCTCGTGGGCCGACAACCAGGGTACGCATATGCTGACGATGTCCGGGGCGCTGGACCCGGCGGGCACGACACTCACGATGTACGGCGAGATGGACGAGGCGATGCTGGACATCCGCGGCCGGACGGTGAAGTACCAGACGAAGATCATCGACGACGACAAGCACGTGTTCTCGATCTACGATCTGCACGCCGCCGAGGACTACAAGGCGCTGGAGATTGAGTATACTCGGGCGAAGTGA
- a CDS encoding ABC transporter ATP-binding protein: MSSADIELRGVRKVYQKDRIDIPVLEGLNLDIRAGEFVVLMGPSGSGKSTLLHLIGGLDSPTAGSVRVGDARLEAMSERERTSWRSRHVGFIFQMYHLVPVLTAAQNVELPLLLFKMSSAERHERVETALNVVGLADRMDHRPNQLSGGQEQRVAIARAIVTDPDVILADEPTGDLDAKTSEEILNLLNVLNTDMGKTILMVTHDPRAASHGQRTVHLDKGVLEREEINSARPRMAAAAS; this comes from the coding sequence ATGAGCAGCGCGGATATCGAGCTACGAGGTGTTCGCAAGGTCTATCAGAAGGACCGTATCGATATTCCCGTCCTCGAAGGCCTGAATCTCGACATCCGCGCGGGGGAATTCGTCGTCCTCATGGGCCCCAGCGGCTCGGGAAAATCGACGCTTTTGCACCTCATCGGTGGCCTGGATTCACCGACGGCGGGTTCGGTCCGCGTCGGCGATGCCCGGCTCGAAGCCATGTCGGAACGCGAGCGGACGAGCTGGCGCAGCCGCCACGTCGGCTTCATCTTTCAGATGTACCACCTCGTGCCGGTCCTGACGGCGGCGCAGAACGTCGAGTTGCCGCTCCTGCTTTTCAAGATGTCCTCGGCCGAGCGCCACGAGCGTGTGGAGACGGCGCTCAACGTCGTTGGTCTCGCGGATCGCATGGACCATCGCCCCAACCAGCTCTCGGGCGGTCAGGAGCAGCGCGTGGCCATCGCCCGGGCGATCGTGACCGACCCGGATGTCATCCTCGCGGACGAACCGACGGGCGATCTGGACGCGAAGACGTCGGAGGAGATTCTGAACCTGCTCAACGTGCTCAATACGGACATGGGCAAGACAATCCTGATGGTGACGCACGATCCGCGGGCGGCTTCTCACGGTCAGCGGACCGTGCATCTCGACAAGGGCGTTTTGGAGCGCGAAGAAATCAACTCGGCCCGGCCTCGAATGGCCGCCGCGGCGAGCTAG
- a CDS encoding metalloregulator ArsR/SmtB family transcription factor, with protein sequence MAMARSTATGDVFHAVADPTRRRILDLLVEGDKAVLELVAGFQISQPSISEHLRVLREAGLVAVRKLGRKRIYRITPIYLREITSWIATYNRFWDHRLDALGEHLKTANEPIATIHRQMTMEID encoded by the coding sequence ATGGCCATGGCCAGGAGCACAGCCACCGGGGACGTCTTTCATGCAGTTGCTGACCCGACGCGGCGCAGGATACTCGATCTGCTGGTCGAGGGGGACAAGGCAGTTTTGGAATTGGTCGCCGGGTTTCAGATCAGCCAACCCTCGATTTCCGAACACTTGCGGGTATTGCGCGAGGCTGGCCTGGTAGCGGTCCGAAAGCTGGGAAGAAAGCGGATATATAGGATAACACCTATATATTTACGGGAAATCACTTCCTGGATTGCCACGTACAACCGTTTTTGGGATCACCGCCTGGATGCCCTGGGTGAGCACCTGAAGACCGCGAACGAGCCGATTGCGACAATACATAGACAAATGACTATGGAGATCGACTAA